The Bradyrhizobium sp. WSM471 genome includes the window TCGCCCAGAGGTGGTCTTGGTGGATGTCACTCAGGAAAATGCAGCGCATGAAGGGCACGCGGTTGCTTCGGCTTGCCTGATATTCCGGTGATCGCACTCGCACCCGAGGAAGTTGCGGCACAAGGTTATCGCTTGTGCGGATGCGGGGTTCATCGGCTATGAACTAAGGCCACTCCGATCGCGGCGCTGCGTACGATTGTTGAAATGCCAATTCGCGGAATTTCCTTGCGGCCCGAAACTTTCCGCCGAGCTGCTTCGGGCTCTTCGTCGCACCTTGCAAAAGGAGTCTGACGAGCTACTAACGCGGCGAGAAAGCGATGTTTTTCGTCTCGTTGGGCGCGGCTCATAAGAGCGACAAAAGCTCGAGGATTATCGAGATCTCCGTGGCTGTCAGCTCATAGGTCGCGAGAGGGCGGAAGGCGGAAACCAAGTGTCGCCAGTTTTACCTAGCCGCGTCCATCGTAAAGGGCGCGGGGGCTTCAGAGATCTCAGGGGCGCGAAACAGACACTCACAGGATTACCGAGCCGATTGACACACCAAACTTGCGTCAGAGCCAAAATCGGATGTTGAGAGGCACTCTTGCACCGGCCGCTGCCGTGTTCTCCACCATCCAAGTGAAGCTTTGAATGGGGACAGGGAGGCTTCCGGAGGTCTGTTGGCCAAAATCAGGAGTTGACCGGTAGGCGGTTCATTCCGCTAAAATAGAACGCCGCACCGGCTCTCAGGACGAGCAATTTTATGCATTCCCTGTGGCTCCGCGTCGAACAATTGGACCGGGACAACGGCCGCGTCGCCTTGTTTGACGCGCCCTTCCCCGCTGAAGGGACGCGTCCGGTCATCGAACGCGATTTTTCGCTCGCCAGTATTGGCTCGCAGGAATGGACGGATCGGGCGGCGGAGATGGCCAGCGGAGGGCCATCGATCACTTTATTCGAGGATTTCGGGACTGAGCTTTTCAGGTTGTTGAATCAGGACGTCGTTGCCGAATGGGAGCGGCGGCGTGAGTTCGGTACGCGAACCTATCTACAAGTAAAACGCAACGAGGCTAGACCTGCTTACGAGCGACAACTAGTTGATTTACCTTGGGAATATCTTGCGAGAAAGCTCCCCGGTGGGCTCGTTGAACGGTATTTCTCGGATCCAGACAGACCGATGTTGCGAACTCAAGGCGCAGGCAGATCGCCCGGTCCGCTATCTTGCCAACTCAATATCCTCGTCATCGCGGGCGAGGTTGTTGATTGGGAAAATGGCGGCTTTCCCGGCGACGATGCCGTTGCGGTCCTACGAGAGTTTCAGCGCTCAGAAAGTCTCGCCCATGCCGAATTGCTGCAAGCTCCTTCACTTGAAACCCTCGAAGGGATCCTCGATCGCCTCAACCCAGACATTGTGCATTTCAGCGGTCATGGCGAGCTGCACCCGGAAACGCAGAGGCCCGCTCTCAAATTCAATAAGCCGGGTGAGCCAACATGGTGGTGGGATACTGACGGCATCCGCACGGTCTTCCATAACCGGACGCAGAAACCCCGTCTCGTGGTGCTAAACGCATGTGACACGGCGCAGGCGTCCGGGCACCTGTATTCGATTCTTGAAACGCTCATGAGCTGCGGAATTACCGCGGTCATTGCGGCGCAAGCGCCGATCCGACAAGCCGTTACCTCCGAACTGTCGCAAGCCTTCTACAGAGAGTTGCTGCAAGACAAGCCAGTCGATGTAGCGCTGACGAAGGCGCGGTACAAGATTGGCCAGCGCCAGCGTGGCGCAGGCTGGCGATCGCGTGATTGGGGACTTCCCGTCCTCAGTGTTTCGATTGCTCCCGAGGATCTATTTCCACCGAGGCCCGCGTTGGAGCCCGATCCAATTCAAATCTTGCGACGCTGTGCCGTCCTCAGAAAATTCATGCGCAATGAAGGCCTGCCGGCGCCGTTCGTAGGGCTCGGATGGATGAACCAGCGCTTCAAGGCGATCGACGCCCTACGCCGCTCTCATTGCCTCGTCATTAAGGGGCCGCCCAAGGGGGGGAAATCGTGGCTCGTGATGCGAACGCTCCGTGATGCGGTGCAAATCGGTCATCGCGTTAAATATGTCTCGGTATGCGGCGAGAGAAGTCCCGCCATGAATTACGTCAAGTTGCTTTCCGCGATCATCGATCCCGATCGCACCCAAGTCGGTTCAGAGGTGCACGGGGCGCTGGACGGTGAGGCATTCAAGGAATTTGTGGCTGAGCGAGATGCCGCCAGTTCCGTCGAACGGATAGTCGAAGCCTTCGAGAGAGGGCTTCAGGAAATCACAAAGACCCACCAGTTCACGATTGTGCTCGATCAATTTCAAAGGGAGGCTGCGGTATCTGAATCGTTCCCAGCGGCTGAATTTCGGGCCTTCTTGCTGCCGCTCTGGTTGAGGATTGCGCAGGGTGCTGTGAAAAACCTGCGCCTGATCACCGTCGTGCGTGACGAATTATACGACAGCTACGGTCTTGCCGCACTGCCCGACGAGCCGATCGAACTTAGTCTGTTCAGACGAAACGACGTTCCGATGTTGTTTCAAGAGCTATGCCGGTTTTATCGCGGTGGGGAAATCCCCACGCTGCATAAGGCTGCGCTCATCCTTGTCAAAGATTCGCAATGGGATGCGACAAAACTTGAGTTCCTGGGCCAGCTGGTCGAACAAGCCGCAGTGGAAGTGACATGAACCTGCACGAGCTGGACCTCGATGACGAGCGGCGACGAGAGCTCGATGCGCTTTTAAGCGGCAACGAGGCGCTTCGCCAGAAGCTTACGGACCAATCACATTCGGCGCAGGATAGGGCACTTCAGATTCTCAGTATCGTCCGCGCCTTCGACGAAACCATGTACGACGACGTCTGCCTAAAGTTTGATCCAGGTCTGCCCCCATTTAACAAGATCATCGACAATCCGGGCGTGCAACCCGTGCCGCGGGTGGATGGGAAATACTGGCTTCGCGAAAGCCTGCAAAACTATTGGCTGAACTATTGGAATAGTCGTGAAGAGGAACGCAAGCAGTGGACCTGGCGCTTTGCGTCGTGGCTCGAGATAAACGACGAAGATCCGGCCGAACGACTGGCCCTATTGTTGCGTGTGGATTCGCACGAAGCACTGCAGCTTTTGAGCACGGTGTTTGAACGCGCAAACGCCGAAGACGACCTGAACCTGTGCCATTCTCTTGTCCAGCAAGTTGATGCCAATCTCTCCATAATTGACCAGGATCTTCGTCCTCAATTCGAATCGATCTCGGCAAGATACCGCGGCCGCGCTCGGTTCTTGCGCGAATATCAACGGACAATCAGCTACTACCCGCGCGAGACGGTTGAGCGCGATCTAAGGGAGCTGATCAAAGGCGATGGAGCCAAGTGGATCTTCTACCTTTCGGCTGCGGGCGGCATGGGCAAGACCATGTTCGTACATCGGACGATTGCGCATGAGCTGCTCAAAACGGCCCCGTTTCCTTTCGTCGCACGCATTGATCTTGACGATATCGAAGTGGCCGAAATTGCCAAGACGCCATGGCTCGTCGCCATCGAAATCGCAGAGGAATTGGACGAGCAACTCACTCAACCCTTGTTCGCGGAACAATTCCTATCTGACGTCAAGATCTTCAGCCCGCTCCTTTACCGGATAGGATCTAATCGAAGTCGGACTCTAGCGGATGAGCAACGTTATCGCCTGAGATCGCTCGCGTCCGAACAATTTTCGCACTGGGCCGGTTTCGTCAGCCGATGCATGGAATTGCCTCGTGAACGTCCTCTGGTAATCTTCATCGACACAATTGAAGAGGCGTCGCTGCATTGGCCTGCCGAATTCCGTCGCGTGCTCGAGCGTTTCGAGGAACTGCACGCTGCGTTACCGCAGCTACGTCTGGTCTTGACCGGTCGGTATCCGCCTTCCTCAAACGATGATCCGCTCGTTCCGGGAAGGAGGGGACATTTCTTCCAATATGACGATGCTCTGAGGGGGCAAACCAAATTCGATCGTCTCGAACCCTTCGATTCTATCGAAGCGGCCGGCTTCATTCGGAGCCAGTTGCCGGAAGTGGATTCCGAGCTCATGCAAGTGATGATTTCCGCGGCCGGCGGAAATCCATTCAAGCTGCGGATGCTCTGCGAGACTATCAGCAAGAATCCTGACATGACGGCATCAAAGCTCAAAGAGTACGGAAGTGATGTCGATCTTGCTTATCTCATCAAGCGCGTTATCGAACGTATCCCGGTGGGAACGGAGCTCGGCCTTCGTTGGCTATTGCGATACGGGGCGCTCCCTCGGCGACTTACCTATTCGTTCCTGCAAGAGGTTCTTCAACCACTCCTGGTTGACGCGCTCAGCGGAAAAATTGAAGAAGCCAACGAAGATATTCCGTCGCCGAAGGAGCGTGAAGCATGGCTCCATAGCGCAGACGTCATGCTTGAGCCGGAGCATCTATGGGAACGCCTG containing:
- a CDS encoding CHAT domain-containing protein, coding for MHSLWLRVEQLDRDNGRVALFDAPFPAEGTRPVIERDFSLASIGSQEWTDRAAEMASGGPSITLFEDFGTELFRLLNQDVVAEWERRREFGTRTYLQVKRNEARPAYERQLVDLPWEYLARKLPGGLVERYFSDPDRPMLRTQGAGRSPGPLSCQLNILVIAGEVVDWENGGFPGDDAVAVLREFQRSESLAHAELLQAPSLETLEGILDRLNPDIVHFSGHGELHPETQRPALKFNKPGEPTWWWDTDGIRTVFHNRTQKPRLVVLNACDTAQASGHLYSILETLMSCGITAVIAAQAPIRQAVTSELSQAFYRELLQDKPVDVALTKARYKIGQRQRGAGWRSRDWGLPVLSVSIAPEDLFPPRPALEPDPIQILRRCAVLRKFMRNEGLPAPFVGLGWMNQRFKAIDALRRSHCLVIKGPPKGGKSWLVMRTLRDAVQIGHRVKYVSVCGERSPAMNYVKLLSAIIDPDRTQVGSEVHGALDGEAFKEFVAERDAASSVERIVEAFERGLQEITKTHQFTIVLDQFQREAAVSESFPAAEFRAFLLPLWLRIAQGAVKNLRLITVVRDELYDSYGLAALPDEPIELSLFRRNDVPMLFQELCRFYRGGEIPTLHKAALILVKDSQWDATKLEFLGQLVEQAAVEVT